Proteins from a single region of Meiothermus cerbereus DSM 11376:
- a CDS encoding GyrI-like domain-containing protein, with protein sequence MDKPIRTSESGFFVAGYEVRTSLALEQNPQTARIPPLWSKIESGELELQIPKRLAKGKPFVVYHSYESEQGPFSVLLGYQVLGQDDVPPGLSGLNVPGGRYLMFTVLGSRPELVRQAWQQIRAYFQQPSAPTRAYTFDYEVYENTQRVSIFVAIK encoded by the coding sequence ATGGACAAACCCATTCGCACCTCCGAATCCGGCTTTTTTGTGGCGGGTTACGAGGTTCGCACCAGCCTGGCCCTGGAGCAAAACCCCCAGACCGCCCGGATTCCCCCGCTCTGGAGCAAAATCGAAAGCGGGGAGCTCGAGCTGCAGATACCAAAGCGCCTGGCAAAGGGAAAGCCCTTTGTGGTCTACCACAGCTACGAAAGCGAGCAGGGCCCTTTCTCGGTGCTGCTGGGCTACCAGGTTCTGGGACAGGACGACGTTCCACCTGGCCTGAGCGGGCTCAACGTGCCAGGGGGCCGGTACTTGATGTTTACCGTGCTGGGTTCCAGGCCAGAATTGGTCAGGCAAGCCTGGCAGCAAATCCGGGCCTATTTCCAGCAGCCCAGCGCCCCGACAAGGGCCTATACTTTCGATTACGAAGTGTACGAAAACACCCAGCGGGTTTCGATTTTTGTGGCCATAAAGTAG
- a CDS encoding DinB family protein: MDAFTKNIIWSQFGASIDALEQAVQMYPDELWGDPAKLSEAWHEPWYMTYHTLFWLEFYLHGSKEGFMPKEPYGLSEFDPAGVLPDRIYSKAEMLAYLHHCRQKCNSTIESLTDQGARRVCKFGWGEMSFAELLLYNMRHVQHHTAQLNLILRSRIDNAPPWVFRAKAS, from the coding sequence ATGGATGCGTTCACCAAGAATATTATCTGGTCGCAGTTTGGCGCGAGCATTGACGCGCTCGAGCAGGCCGTGCAGATGTATCCGGATGAACTATGGGGCGACCCCGCCAAGCTATCCGAGGCCTGGCACGAACCCTGGTATATGACCTATCACACCCTCTTCTGGCTCGAGTTTTACCTACACGGGTCGAAGGAAGGTTTCATGCCCAAAGAGCCGTACGGTCTCTCAGAGTTCGACCCTGCCGGGGTGCTGCCCGACCGCATCTACAGCAAGGCCGAGATGCTGGCATACCTCCACCACTGCCGCCAGAAGTGCAATAGCACCATCGAATCCCTGACCGACCAGGGTGCCCGCCGGGTCTGCAAGTTCGGCTGGGGCGAGATGAGCTTTGCCGAGTTGCTGCTCTACAACATGCGCCACGTCCAGCACCACACCGCACAGCTCAACCTGATCTTGCGGTCCCGGATAGACAACGCACCACCCTGGGTGTTCAGGGCCAAAGCTTCATAA
- a CDS encoding helix-turn-helix domain-containing protein, which yields MTLAERLRELRTQQGWRLKDLSLKSGLSVPYLSDLERGRTNPSLDTLQTLANSYNVSVNDLLAPVDFYGERTEASLPKGLAELIADPQLGAEITPEWQRTLARIELRGKRPESKRDWYEIFLHLKRVLEG from the coding sequence ATGACACTAGCCGAACGTCTACGCGAACTGCGCACCCAACAGGGCTGGCGCCTGAAAGATTTATCCCTGAAAAGTGGGCTTTCCGTGCCCTACCTGTCCGACCTCGAGCGGGGCCGTACCAACCCTTCCCTCGACACCCTGCAAACCCTGGCCAACTCCTACAACGTCTCGGTCAACGACCTGCTGGCCCCGGTAGACTTCTACGGTGAGCGCACCGAAGCCTCGTTGCCGAAGGGACTGGCCGAACTCATCGCCGACCCACAGCTCGGGGCAGAAATTACACCCGAGTGGCAGCGCACCCTGGCCCGCATCGAGCTGCGGGGCAAGCGTCCGGAGTCCAAGCGCGACTGGTACGAAATTTTCCTGCATCTCAAGCGGGTGCTGGAAGGCTAG